In the Dioscorea cayenensis subsp. rotundata cultivar TDr96_F1 chromosome 12, TDr96_F1_v2_PseudoChromosome.rev07_lg8_w22 25.fasta, whole genome shotgun sequence genome, one interval contains:
- the LOC120273369 gene encoding MDIS1-interacting receptor like kinase 2-like yields the protein MKPMALDILVFLLFLFSHDFHLKCKAETEAEALLKWKNSLSNPESLSSWSLTNSTNHCHWFGITCNTAGSIVELNLPDCSLDGNLDELDFTYLSNLTKLDLSGNTLTGSIPRTLSALDKLTSLEISNNGLETSDFSEFKAMPTLTHLSLRSNNFPTMELPSFILNCTNLTVLDLSVNEFNGTMPDSLGTNLVNLRCLNLSFNSFSGSIPSSIGNMASLEHLDMSFNLLEGKLPSTMSQLENLTYLDLSNNKLNGAIPAGLGQGGLLYHADFKNNAFWGVLSESLCSGFKLQYLDVSYNKFYGALPSCLRNCTGLKQIVLTDNYFMGDISKAFGLHPKLISLYLKGNQLTGTLSTDWGQCTSLISLIIEDNNISGEIPKEFGNMRSLQELSLASNILTGEIPQELVNLSSLWSLKLNNNMLSGHIPRISLTTPLIVLDLSGNKLSGQIPAEIGNSSSLSSLDLSDNLLAGHISEKLGDLTNLMQLDLSSNELSGSIPSSLARLKALQQLNLSYNNLAGQIPEAFSGMYSLYSIDFSYNKLTGPIPSAIVFYRSYEAYFGNAGLCGDALGLLSCGFSTSDQGSHKKHTTLLIAITVPVAGCSLMLLVAIATVCRRHRTSKVTETENHSLVWDTGLKFKFTDVMEAIDDFNEAYCIGEGSFGVVYRAELPSGQVLAVKRQHFSDESDIQENNVRSFLNEIKFLLEVRHRNIVKLHGACTKKGVMHLVFDYVERGSLGDVLYSVLGGLTFDWAMRVNVIHGVAHAVAYLHNDCLQNIVHRDISINNVLLDNDFEPKVSDFGTAKMLKHDASSWTAVVGSYGYIAPELAYMTKFTDKCDVYSFGVVTLEVMMGMHPGELLLNLPSMSSSSQGNDLLLKDVLDNRLLPPTGQLAEQIVFIVKVALACTQTDPASRPTMLSIAQELSTRKKSYLSEPLGTISFKNLLQVSRSGVLLK from the exons ATGAAACCAATGGCATTAGACATACTCGTTTTCCTACTCTTCCTCTTCTCACATGATTTCCACTTGAAATGCAAGGCCGAGACAGAAGCAGAGGCACTTCTGAAATGGAAGAATAGCTTGTCCAATCCTGAATCTCTGAGCTCATGGAGCCTGACCAACTCCACCAACCACTGCCACTGGTTTGGCATCACTTGCAACACGGCCGGTAGCATAGTTGAGCTCAACTTGCCAGACTGCAGCCTCGATGGCAACCTCGACGAGCTAGATTTTACTTATCTATCAAATCTCACCAAACTCGACCTCAGCGGAAATACTCTGACTGGTTCAATCCCAAGAACCCTCTCTGCTCTCGACAAGCTCACTTCATTGGAGATCAGCAACAATGGTTTAGAGACTTCAGATTTCTCCGAGTTCAAAGCCATGCCAACATTAACACACCTTTCACTCAGATCAAACAACTTTCCAACAATGGAATTGCCATCCTTCATACTCAATTGCACTAATCTAACCGTCCTTGATCTATCAGTTAATGAGTTCAATGGAACAATGCCAGATTCCCTTGGAACCAATCTGGTCAACCTTCGGTGCCTGAATCTCTCCTTCAACTCATTCTCTGGGTCAATACCTTCAAGTATAGGAAACATGGCTTCACTAGAGCACTTAGACATGAGTTTTAATTTATTGGAGGGGAAGCTACCAAGCACCATGTCTCAGCTTGAGAACCTCACGTACCTAGATTTATCAAATAACAAGTTAAATGGCGCCATCCCTGCGGGTCTCGGACAAGGGGGTCTACTCTACCATGCCGATTTCAAGAACAACGCATTCTGGGGGGTGCTGTCGGAGTCTCTGTGCAGTGGATTCAAGCTCCAGTACCTCGATGTCAGCTATAACAAGTTTTATGGAGCACTGCCGTCTTGCTTGCGCAACTGCACCGGATTAAAACAAATCGTGTTGACTGACAACTATTTCATGGGAGACATATCAAAGGCATTCGGTTTGCATCCGAAGCTCATTTCTTTGTATCTCAAAGGGAACCAGTTGACCGGAACTCTGTCTACAGATTGGGGACAGTGCACTAGCTTGATTTCCTTGATTATTGAAGACAATAATATATCTGGTGAGATTCCAAAGGAATTTGGCAACATGAGAAGCCTGCAAGAACTGAGCTTAGCTTCAAACATCCTGACAGGGGAGATACCACAAGAATTGGTAAACTTGAGCTCGTTATGGAGtctcaaactcaacaacaaTATGCTATCAGGCCATATCCCAAGAATTAGCCTCACGACTCCGCTCATTGTTCTCGATTTGTCAGGAAACAAACTATCAGGACAGATTCCAGCAGAGATCGGAAACTCCAGCTCGTTATCATCACTTGATCTCAGCGACAACTTGTTAGCGGGTCATATATCAGAGAAGCTTGGTGACCTTACGAATTTAATGCAACTAGATTTGAGCAGCAATGAATTATCTGGGTCAATTCCTTCCAGCTTAGCAAGGCTTAAAGCTTTGCAGCAGCTCAATTTGTCTTACAACAACCTCGCAGGTCAAATCCCTGAAGCATTCTCAGGCATGTATAGTCTATACTCCATTGATTTCTCTTATAATAAGCTAACAGGGCCGATTCCTTCTGCGATAGTTTTCTACCGATCATACGAGGCTTATTTCGGTAATGCTGGTTTGTGTGGAGATGCTTTGGGTTTACTCTCGTGTGGGTTCAGTACCTCAGACCAAGGATCTCATAAGAAACACACAACACTACTTATCGCCATCACTGTCCCGGTGGCTGGATGTTCCCTGATGCTGCTAGTCGCCATTGCAACAGTATGCCGTAGACATCGAACCAGCAAAGTCACCGAAACTGAAAACCATTCCTTAGTGTGGGATACAGGTCTCAAGTTTAAATTCACAGATGTCATGGAAGCCATTGATGACTTCAATGAAGCATACTGCATAGGAGAAGGAAGTTTTGGGGTTGTGTACAGGGCTGAACTGCCCTCTGGCCAAGTATTGGCTGTGAAACGACAGCATTTTTCTGATGAGAGTGACATTCAGGAAAACAATGTAAGAAGTTTCCTAAATGAGATCAAATTTTTGTTGGAGGTGAGGCACCGCAATATTGTCAAGCTGCACGGAGCTTGCACAAAGAAGGGTGTGATGCACTTGGTATTTGACTATGTGGAGAGAGGAAGCTTAGGCGATGTCCTATACAGTGTGCTTGGGGGATTGACATTCGATTGGGCAATGAGAGTGAATGTGATCCATGGAGTGGCTCATGCTGTAGCTTACCTTCACAATGACTGCTTGCAAAACATTGTCCATCGAGATATATCGATAAACAATGTCTTGTTAGACAATGATTTTGAGCCGAAGGTCTCTGATTTTGGAACTGCTAAGATGCTGAAACATGATGCATCTAGTTGGACTGCTGTTGTAGGCTCCTATGGTTACATTGCTCCAG AGCTTGCATACATGACCAAGTTCACGGACAAGTGTGATGTATATAGTTTCGGAGTGGTAACACTGGAGGTTATGATGGGAATGCATCCTGGAGAGCTCCTTTTGAATCTACCATCAATGTCATCATCCTCCCAAGGAAATGATCTATTGCTGAAAGATGTGTTGGACAACAGGTTACTCCCTCCCACAGGCCAATTAGCTGAACAAATTGTGTTCATAGTGAAGGTTGCTCTAGCTTGCACTCAGACTGATCCTGCATCAAGGCCCACAATGCTTTCCATAGCTCAAGAGCTGTCAACCAGGAAAAAGTCTTACCTTTCTGAGCCACTGGGAACTATCAGCTTCAAGAATCTCTTACAGGTTTCAAGAAGCGGTGTACTATTGAAATGA